A single region of the Marinobacter salinisoli genome encodes:
- the prmB gene encoding 50S ribosomal protein L3 N(5)-glutamine methyltransferase: MTSPIDDLQTIRDFLRYACSRFAASELYYGHGTDNVWDESVQLVMRSVSLPLEDNALFLDARLTREERQRIVERIERRIKERVPVAYLLGEGWFMGMPFHVDERVLIPRSPIGELLENGLQPWLADKPVDRVLDLCTGSGCIGIGAASVFQDAEVVLSDISADALEVAGSNIDFHGVRDRVRVVQSDVFDSIEGRYDVILSNPPYVDAGDLASMPDEYQHEPELGLAAGQDGLDIAHRIIAGALDHLTPGGLLIVEVGNSWVALDEAYPDLPLTWLDFENGGNGVFLLTEDALRQWHNRP, translated from the coding sequence GTGACCAGCCCGATCGACGATCTACAGACCATCCGTGACTTCCTGCGCTACGCATGCTCCCGTTTTGCGGCCTCCGAACTTTATTACGGGCATGGCACCGACAACGTCTGGGATGAATCCGTTCAGCTGGTTATGCGTTCTGTCAGCCTCCCGCTGGAGGATAACGCCCTGTTCCTGGACGCCAGGTTGACCCGGGAAGAGCGTCAGCGAATCGTTGAGCGCATCGAGCGGCGGATCAAAGAGCGCGTGCCTGTGGCGTATTTGCTGGGCGAAGGCTGGTTCATGGGGATGCCCTTCCACGTTGACGAGCGGGTGTTGATTCCCCGTTCTCCGATCGGTGAGCTGCTGGAAAATGGCCTGCAACCCTGGCTGGCAGATAAACCGGTGGATCGGGTTCTCGATCTGTGCACCGGCAGCGGCTGCATCGGTATCGGGGCCGCGAGCGTGTTTCAGGACGCAGAAGTGGTTCTGTCGGACATTTCTGCCGATGCCCTCGAAGTGGCTGGTTCAAATATCGACTTTCACGGGGTTCGTGATCGGGTCCGTGTGGTCCAGTCGGATGTCTTTGATAGCATCGAAGGCCGGTACGATGTGATCCTCAGCAATCCACCCTACGTGGATGCCGGCGATCTGGCCTCCATGCCGGATGAGTATCAGCATGAGCCGGAGCTGGGCCTGGCCGCCGGGCAGGATGGACTGGATATCGCGCACCGCATTATTGCTGGAGCGCTCGATCATCTGACCCCGGGTGGGCTTTTGATCGTCGAGGTTGGCAACAGTTGGGTGGCGCTGGACGAGGCATACCCGGATCTGCCCCTGACCTGGCTGGATTTTGAGAATGGCGGCAACGGCGTGTTTCTGCTCACGGAAGACGCATTGCGCCAGTGGCACAACAGGCCGTAA
- the aroC gene encoding chorismate synthase, translated as MSGNSFGKLFTVTSFGESHGAALGCIIDGCPPGLELSEADLQGDLDRRKPGTSRHTTQRREADEVRILSGVFEGKTTGTPIGLMIENTDQRSKDYSKIAEQFRPAHADYTYMHKYGVRDYRGGGRSSARETAMRVAAGAVAKKYLEQRLGIRVRGYLSQLGPIKAEVLDWDQVDQNPFFCPDPGKVPEMEAYMDALRKEGDSIGARINVVAEGVPPGLGEPIFDRLDADLAHALMSINAVKGVEIGAGFDCIEQKGTEHRDEMTPEGFLSNHAGGVLGGISSGQPIVASIALKPTSSLRLPGRGIDVHGNPVEVITTGRHDPCVGIRATPIAEAMMAIVLMDHYLRQRGQNGDVDVATPVLGQR; from the coding sequence ATGTCGGGAAATTCCTTCGGTAAGTTGTTCACTGTTACCTCCTTTGGAGAAAGCCACGGCGCCGCGCTCGGCTGCATTATCGACGGTTGCCCACCGGGGCTGGAACTGTCAGAGGCGGATTTGCAGGGTGATCTTGATCGCCGCAAGCCCGGGACTTCCCGTCATACCACGCAGCGTCGCGAGGCGGATGAGGTGCGGATTCTGTCCGGGGTGTTCGAGGGCAAGACCACCGGAACACCGATTGGTTTGATGATCGAAAACACCGATCAGCGCTCCAAAGATTATTCCAAGATTGCCGAACAGTTCCGCCCGGCTCACGCCGACTACACCTACATGCACAAGTACGGTGTCCGTGACTACCGGGGTGGCGGCCGCTCTTCGGCGCGTGAAACCGCCATGCGGGTAGCGGCCGGTGCCGTTGCCAAGAAGTACCTGGAACAGCGTCTGGGAATCCGCGTTCGTGGCTATCTGTCTCAACTTGGGCCAATCAAGGCGGAGGTTCTGGACTGGGATCAGGTCGATCAAAACCCGTTTTTCTGTCCGGACCCTGGCAAGGTCCCGGAAATGGAAGCGTACATGGATGCCCTGCGCAAAGAGGGTGATTCCATCGGAGCACGGATCAACGTAGTGGCTGAGGGGGTTCCGCCGGGTCTTGGCGAGCCGATTTTTGATCGTCTGGATGCCGATCTGGCCCACGCGCTCATGAGCATCAATGCAGTTAAGGGCGTGGAGATTGGCGCCGGTTTTGACTGCATCGAGCAAAAGGGTACGGAGCACCGGGACGAGATGACGCCGGAAGGCTTTCTGTCGAATCACGCGGGAGGTGTGCTTGGTGGTATTTCCTCCGGCCAGCCCATCGTGGCCAGCATCGCCTTGAAGCCGACGTCCAGTCTGCGTCTTCCGGGCCGGGGTATTGATGTCCACGGCAACCCGGTTGAGGTGATTACAACCGGCAGGCACGATCCCTGTGTCGGCATCCGTGCGACGCCCATTGCCGAGGCCATGATGGCCATCGTGCTGATGGATCACTACCTGCGCCAGCGTGGCCAGAATGGTGATGTCGATGTGGCGACCCCGGTCCTCGGCCAGCGCTGA
- a CDS encoding MFS transporter has protein sequence MSIYWRLSNLYFWFFALLGGLLPYWSLYLEGEGYSYLQIATLMATIQFTKIIAPSVWGYLGDRTGQRVRLVRFGAIFGSLFFAGVFLEPGFYGLLLVMLAFTFFWNAILPLYEVITLRSLGKQKEKYGKVRLWGSVGFIGAVGLVGAVLEFVPIQSLPLLLLPVFVGIGISAFLVPSERGERKPAAPEGSLREIVAHPAVITFFVMNFLLQVSHGAYYTFFSIHLEQHGYGKLSIGLLWSLGVIAEIVLFLVMHRLFRRFSVRQIVIGALMLTLIRWALIAEVTDMVPVLILAQCLHAASYGALHAVSVGYIQQVFGKDHHGQGQALYSGLTFGAGGALGAWMSGFLVEGGSTSLAFWGSAAVIAVAVVVTWRGLRLPPSKSETA, from the coding sequence TTGAGTATCTACTGGCGACTATCCAATCTCTACTTCTGGTTTTTTGCTCTGCTCGGAGGGTTGCTGCCGTACTGGTCGCTTTACCTCGAGGGCGAGGGCTACTCCTACCTTCAGATTGCCACCCTGATGGCGACCATCCAGTTCACCAAGATCATTGCTCCCAGTGTCTGGGGTTACCTGGGCGACCGGACGGGGCAAAGGGTTCGCCTGGTTCGGTTCGGGGCTATTTTTGGCTCGCTGTTTTTTGCCGGCGTTTTCCTGGAGCCCGGTTTCTACGGTTTGTTGCTGGTGATGCTGGCCTTCACCTTCTTCTGGAACGCCATCCTGCCGCTTTACGAAGTTATTACCCTGAGGAGTCTGGGCAAGCAGAAAGAGAAATACGGCAAAGTGCGCCTGTGGGGGTCGGTCGGATTTATCGGTGCGGTAGGTCTGGTGGGCGCGGTGCTGGAGTTCGTTCCCATCCAGTCATTACCGCTGTTGCTGTTACCCGTATTTGTCGGAATTGGAATCTCAGCGTTTCTGGTGCCGTCTGAGCGGGGCGAGCGTAAGCCGGCAGCCCCCGAGGGCAGCCTTCGGGAGATCGTTGCACATCCGGCTGTGATCACATTTTTCGTGATGAATTTTTTGCTTCAGGTGTCACACGGTGCCTACTACACATTTTTCAGTATCCACCTGGAGCAACACGGCTATGGCAAGCTATCGATTGGCCTGCTGTGGTCGTTGGGGGTGATCGCCGAGATCGTTCTCTTTCTTGTCATGCACCGGCTGTTCCGCCGCTTCAGCGTGCGCCAGATTGTCATTGGCGCGCTCATGCTAACCTTGATCCGCTGGGCCCTGATCGCTGAGGTGACCGATATGGTACCTGTGCTTATTTTGGCTCAGTGTCTGCACGCGGCGTCTTACGGTGCGCTGCATGCCGTATCGGTGGGGTACATTCAGCAGGTTTTCGGCAAGGATCACCACGGGCAGGGGCAGGCACTGTACAGCGGGCTGACCTTTGGTGCCGGTGGGGCTCTCGGAGCCTGGATGTCGGGCTTCCTGGTGGAGGGGGGCAGCACTTCCCTGGCGTTCTGGGGCAGCGCTGCCGTTATTGCTGTTGCCGTGGTTGTCACCTGGCGGGGGCTCAGGCTCCCGCCATCGAAATCAGAGACCGCCTGA
- a CDS encoding PilT/PilU family type 4a pilus ATPase yields the protein MGFDDYLKILAKHDGSDLYLSTGAPPCAKFHGTLKPIDRTPLGPGAIKDIAYEIMDDEQITEFEQELEMNLAYSVRNVGRFRINIFRQRNEISIVARNIVTEIPNADDLGLPPILKDVMMAKRGLVLFVGATGSGKSTSLAALIDYRNSNSAGHIITIEDPVEYIHRHKKSIVNQREVGVDTRSFHQALKNTLRQAPDVILIGEIRDRETMEHALAFAETGHLCISTLHANNANQALDRIINFFPEERRPQLLMDLAMNLRAFVSQRLIPTVDKKRCAAIEILLGTPTISELILRGEIDGIKEIMEKSANIGMQTFDLALFNLWKDGKISEEEALKNADSANNLRLKIKLHGQGGEPSAAAPKAAAPMGSGLSLQLEEDEEDAEV from the coding sequence ATGGGGTTCGACGATTACCTGAAGATTCTGGCCAAACACGATGGCTCTGATCTTTACCTCAGCACCGGTGCCCCGCCCTGTGCAAAATTCCACGGCACCCTGAAGCCCATCGACAGAACACCCCTGGGGCCTGGCGCGATCAAAGACATTGCCTACGAGATCATGGATGACGAGCAAATAACCGAGTTCGAACAGGAACTCGAAATGAACCTGGCCTACAGCGTCCGCAATGTGGGTCGCTTCCGGATCAATATTTTCCGTCAGCGCAACGAGATTTCCATAGTGGCGCGCAACATCGTTACCGAGATTCCGAACGCTGATGACCTCGGTCTGCCGCCGATTCTGAAGGACGTCATGATGGCCAAACGCGGCCTTGTCCTGTTCGTAGGCGCGACCGGCTCCGGTAAGTCCACCTCACTGGCGGCCCTGATCGACTACCGAAATTCCAACTCTGCGGGCCACATCATCACCATCGAGGATCCCGTCGAGTATATCCATCGCCACAAGAAGAGCATCGTGAACCAGCGCGAAGTGGGCGTGGATACCCGGAGCTTTCACCAGGCACTCAAGAACACCCTTCGTCAGGCGCCGGACGTTATTCTGATCGGCGAAATACGCGACCGCGAAACCATGGAACACGCACTGGCCTTCGCCGAGACCGGTCACCTGTGTATTTCCACGCTGCACGCCAATAATGCCAACCAGGCGCTGGACCGGATCATCAACTTCTTTCCAGAAGAGCGTCGGCCGCAATTGCTGATGGATCTGGCCATGAACCTGAGGGCCTTTGTTTCGCAGCGGCTGATTCCCACCGTGGACAAGAAGCGCTGCGCCGCCATCGAGATCCTGCTGGGCACCCCGACAATCAGCGAACTCATCCTGCGGGGCGAGATCGACGGTATCAAGGAGATCATGGAAAAGTCCGCTAACATCGGCATGCAGACCTTTGATCTGGCACTATTTAACCTCTGGAAAGACGGAAAAATTTCTGAAGAGGAAGCACTCAAGAACGCCGATTCGGCCAACAACCTGCGGCTGAAAATCAAACTGCACGGACAGGGTGGCGAGCCCAGCGCTGCGGCACCGAAAGCCGCCGCTCCCATGGGGAGCGGGCTGTCATTGCAGCTCGAAGAAGACGAAGAAGACGCCGAAGTCTGA
- a CDS encoding LysR family transcriptional regulator, with protein MDSNALKAFLAIVDHGSFSEAAEALHLTQPAISKRLAALEHQLDATLLDRSQRHIGLTDAGRRLVPHARRILDEIHNAQTTLASDDGVVSGELHIIASHHIGLHHLPNWLRKFTGEHPQVNLNLQFMESDAAYVQMRKRNAELAFVTLSDSMESHFMVYEQWPDPMAFVVGPDHELATRSPVTLKDLAEYPAILPDTTTATYRVVSRLFLEANLPLRQQIPTNYLETIKMMTGVGLGWSVLPISMVDASIRTLDIGCPVSRVLGAVGFSGRQLSHAARALLETVRREGSGK; from the coding sequence ATGGATTCAAACGCCCTGAAAGCCTTCCTGGCCATCGTTGATCACGGCTCCTTTTCCGAAGCCGCCGAGGCCCTGCACCTGACCCAGCCAGCCATCAGCAAGCGCCTGGCCGCACTGGAACATCAGCTTGATGCAACCTTGCTGGACCGAAGCCAGCGCCATATCGGTTTGACCGATGCCGGTCGCCGACTGGTTCCCCACGCCCGACGAATCCTCGACGAGATCCACAATGCCCAAACCACGCTGGCGAGTGATGACGGAGTGGTTTCCGGAGAACTTCATATCATCGCCAGCCACCATATCGGGCTGCACCACCTGCCCAACTGGTTGAGAAAGTTCACCGGCGAGCACCCGCAAGTTAATCTGAATCTGCAATTCATGGAATCCGATGCGGCCTATGTCCAGATGCGTAAACGCAATGCCGAACTGGCCTTTGTCACACTTAGTGACAGTATGGAAAGCCACTTCATGGTATACGAACAATGGCCAGATCCCATGGCGTTTGTGGTGGGGCCAGACCATGAGCTTGCCACCCGTTCGCCGGTCACCCTGAAGGACCTGGCCGAGTACCCGGCCATATTGCCCGATACAACCACAGCCACCTATCGGGTGGTGAGCCGCCTGTTTCTGGAGGCCAATCTGCCGCTCAGGCAGCAGATCCCAACCAACTACCTGGAAACCATCAAGATGATGACCGGGGTGGGGCTCGGCTGGAGCGTATTACCCATCAGCATGGTAGACGCCTCCATCCGCACTCTGGACATCGGCTGCCCGGTTTCAAGGGTTCTGGGCGCCGTCGGCTTTTCGGGCCGACAACTCAGTCACGCGGCCCGCGCCCTGCTCGAAACGGTGCGAAGAGAAGGGTCGGGAAAGTAA
- the leuC gene encoding 3-isopropylmalate dehydratase large subunit, whose amino-acid sequence MAGKTLYDKLWDDHLVTQRDDGSALIYIDRQLLHEVTSPQAFEGLRLAGRKPWRIDANLATPDHNVPTTDREKGIDGIVDPVSRTQVETLDRNCDEFGIQEFKIKDQRQGIVHVIGPEQGATLPGMSIVCGDSHTSTHGAFACLAHGIGTSEVEHVLATQCLVQKKMKNMLVKVTGSLGSGVTGKDVILAIIGRIGTAGGTGYAIEFGGEAIRGLSMEGRMTICNMAIEAGARVGMVAADDTTIEYVRGRPFAPTGEQWDAAVAYWQTLHSDVDAEFDKVVELDGSAIKPQVSWGTSPEMVADVDGQVPDPAREEDPIKREGIARALKYMGLEPNMSITDIRLDRVFIGSCTNSRIEDLREAAAVVKGRKVSPTLKQALVVPGSGLVKAQAEQEGLDQIFIEAGLEWRDPGCSMCLAMNADKLGQGEHCASTSNRNFEGRQGFGGRTHLVSPAMAAAAAVTGHFVDVRELLN is encoded by the coding sequence ATGGCGGGCAAGACCTTATACGACAAATTGTGGGACGACCATCTGGTGACGCAGCGGGACGATGGTTCCGCGCTTATCTACATTGATCGTCAGCTGCTGCACGAAGTAACCTCGCCGCAGGCCTTTGAAGGGCTGCGCCTGGCCGGAAGAAAGCCCTGGCGCATCGATGCGAACCTCGCTACGCCCGATCACAACGTACCAACCACAGATCGGGAAAAGGGTATCGATGGCATTGTAGATCCGGTGTCCCGTACCCAGGTGGAAACTCTGGATCGCAACTGCGATGAGTTCGGCATTCAGGAATTCAAAATCAAGGATCAGCGGCAGGGCATTGTTCACGTCATTGGGCCCGAGCAGGGCGCGACCTTGCCCGGTATGAGCATCGTCTGTGGTGACTCTCACACCTCCACTCACGGTGCCTTTGCGTGTCTGGCGCACGGCATTGGCACGTCGGAAGTAGAGCATGTTCTGGCCACGCAGTGCCTGGTCCAGAAGAAAATGAAAAACATGCTGGTTAAAGTCACGGGTTCGTTGGGGTCGGGCGTGACAGGCAAAGACGTCATACTGGCGATTATTGGGCGGATTGGTACCGCTGGCGGTACCGGTTATGCCATCGAGTTCGGTGGTGAAGCTATCCGTGGCCTGAGCATGGAAGGTCGAATGACTATCTGTAATATGGCCATCGAGGCCGGCGCGCGGGTCGGGATGGTGGCGGCCGATGACACCACCATCGAGTATGTGCGTGGTCGTCCGTTTGCGCCGACAGGCGAGCAATGGGATGCGGCCGTGGCGTATTGGCAGACACTGCATAGCGATGTCGACGCCGAGTTTGACAAGGTTGTCGAACTGGATGGCTCAGCGATCAAGCCTCAGGTGAGCTGGGGCACTTCGCCTGAGATGGTGGCAGATGTTGACGGCCAGGTGCCCGATCCTGCCCGGGAAGAGGACCCTATCAAGCGCGAAGGCATCGCCCGTGCGTTGAAGTACATGGGGCTCGAGCCGAACATGTCCATCACCGATATTCGCCTCGATCGCGTCTTCATCGGGTCTTGCACCAACAGCCGTATCGAGGATTTGCGCGAAGCCGCGGCCGTGGTCAAGGGGCGCAAGGTGTCGCCGACGTTAAAGCAGGCCCTTGTGGTGCCCGGTTCTGGTCTGGTCAAAGCCCAGGCCGAGCAGGAGGGACTGGACCAGATCTTCATTGAGGCTGGCCTCGAATGGCGTGATCCGGGCTGTTCCATGTGTCTGGCCATGAACGCCGATAAGCTGGGTCAGGGTGAGCATTGCGCTTCGACCTCCAACCGCAACTTCGAAGGCCGGCAAGGCTTTGGCGGTCGGACCCATCTTGTTAGCCCGGCAATGGCAGCTGCCGCAGCGGTTACCGGCCATTTCGTTGATGTTCGTGAATTGCTGAACTGA
- the leuD gene encoding 3-isopropylmalate dehydratase small subunit, which yields MRAFTQYKGLVAPMDRANVDTDMIIPKQFLKSIKRTGFGQNLFDELRYLDEGKPDQDCASRPVNPDFVLNQERYQGAGVLLARTNFGCGSSREHAPWALEDYGFRVIIAPSFADIFYNNCFKNGLLPIVLPEKVVDQMFREVEDNAGYALEVDLEAKSVRTPSGESFSFEVDDFRRHCLLNGLDDIGVTLEDADAIQAYEEARRKTAPWLFRASS from the coding sequence ATGCGCGCTTTTACTCAATATAAAGGGCTGGTTGCCCCGATGGACCGTGCCAACGTTGACACGGACATGATCATTCCAAAACAGTTTCTGAAGTCCATCAAGCGCACCGGTTTCGGTCAGAACCTGTTCGATGAATTGCGGTATCTGGATGAGGGTAAGCCGGATCAGGATTGTGCATCCCGGCCGGTGAATCCGGATTTTGTGCTGAATCAGGAGCGCTACCAGGGGGCCGGTGTGCTGCTGGCGCGGACCAATTTTGGTTGCGGCTCAAGCCGTGAGCATGCGCCATGGGCGCTTGAAGACTACGGATTTCGGGTAATTATTGCCCCGAGCTTTGCCGATATTTTCTACAACAACTGCTTCAAGAATGGCTTGTTGCCGATTGTTTTGCCTGAGAAAGTTGTTGACCAGATGTTCCGTGAAGTGGAAGACAATGCGGGCTATGCGCTGGAGGTGGATCTGGAGGCGAAATCCGTCAGGACGCCGTCCGGAGAGAGCTTTTCCTTCGAGGTCGATGACTTTCGCCGCCACTGCCTGCTGAACGGGCTCGATGACATTGGTGTCACTCTGGAAGATGCGGACGCCATCCAGGCTTATGAGGAGGCCCGACGCAAGACCGCACCGTGGCTCTTTCGTGCTTCAAGCTGA
- the leuB gene encoding 3-isopropylmalate dehydrogenase has product MSRSVLMLPGDGIGPEIVAEADKVLKKVNEKFGLGIEFEQGLVGGAAIDAADSPLPDETLEKARQSDAILLGAVGGPKWDGLPMAKRPEKGLLGLRSNLELFANLRPAILYPQLASASSLKPEVVSGLDIMIVRELTGGIYFGQPRGVRQLESGERQGYNTYAYTETEVRRIGRVAFEAARQRGKKLCSVDKANVLEVTVLWREIMNDLQREYPDVELSHMYVDNAAMQLVKAPKQFDVIVTGNMFGDILSDEAAMLTGSIGMLPSASLNSEKQGMYEPCHGSAPDIAGKGIANPLATILSAAMMLRYSLEEEEAAQAIETAVSKVLDQGLRTADIMADGGRKVSTREMGDAVLAAL; this is encoded by the coding sequence ATGTCCAGAAGTGTATTGATGTTACCGGGTGACGGTATCGGGCCGGAAATTGTCGCAGAGGCGGACAAGGTCCTCAAAAAGGTTAACGAGAAATTCGGGCTTGGTATCGAATTTGAGCAGGGGCTCGTTGGTGGTGCGGCCATTGATGCGGCTGATAGCCCGCTTCCGGATGAGACGCTTGAGAAAGCCAGGCAGTCTGATGCGATTCTTCTTGGCGCGGTTGGTGGCCCGAAGTGGGACGGGTTGCCGATGGCCAAACGGCCTGAGAAAGGGTTGCTTGGATTGCGCTCGAATCTGGAGCTGTTCGCCAATCTTCGCCCTGCGATTCTTTACCCGCAACTGGCGTCGGCGTCGTCGCTCAAACCGGAAGTGGTTTCGGGCCTGGATATCATGATCGTGCGGGAGCTGACTGGTGGGATTTACTTTGGTCAGCCGCGCGGCGTGCGTCAGCTCGAAAGCGGTGAGCGTCAGGGTTACAACACTTACGCGTACACCGAAACCGAGGTCCGCCGCATCGGACGCGTCGCCTTTGAAGCCGCCCGTCAGCGCGGTAAAAAGCTGTGCTCGGTGGATAAGGCGAATGTTCTGGAAGTGACTGTTTTGTGGCGTGAAATCATGAATGATCTGCAGCGGGAATATCCCGATGTAGAATTGTCACACATGTACGTGGACAACGCCGCCATGCAGCTGGTTAAGGCGCCCAAGCAGTTCGACGTGATTGTGACTGGCAATATGTTTGGTGATATCCTTTCGGACGAAGCTGCCATGCTGACCGGTTCTATTGGTATGTTGCCGTCTGCGTCGCTGAACTCGGAAAAGCAGGGGATGTATGAGCCCTGCCATGGTTCCGCGCCGGATATTGCAGGAAAAGGCATTGCCAACCCGCTGGCGACGATTCTGAGTGCGGCCATGATGCTGCGTTACAGCCTGGAAGAAGAAGAGGCTGCTCAGGCAATCGAAACGGCCGTCAGCAAGGTGCTCGACCAGGGGCTGCGCACAGCCGATATTATGGCTGATGGTGGTCGCAAGGTGTCGACTCGCGAAATGGGTGACGCTGTTTTGGCCGCGTTGTAG
- the asd gene encoding aspartate-semialdehyde dehydrogenase produces MKRVGLVGWRGMVGSVLMQRMREENDFADIDPVFFSTSQTGKPAPDVGKDGVPPLQDAFDIDTLKTMDVIVTCQGGDYTSKVFQPLRDAGWQGYWIDAASTLRMADHSVIVLDPVNRNVIDGALDKGVKDFIGGNCTVSLMMLALGGLLEQDLIEWVSPMTYQAASGSGAQNMRELLNQMGALKDSVSSELADPSSAILEIDRKVTETMRGGDFPTEHFGVPLAGSLIPFIDKQLDNGMSKEEWKAGVETNKILGRSDNPIPIDGICVRVGAMRSHSQALTIKLKKDLSVTEIESILAKSNDWVKVIPNDRDATMEELTPAKVTGTLSVPIGRIRKLAMGPEYISAFTVGDQLLWGAAEPLRRMLRILQER; encoded by the coding sequence ATGAAGCGAGTTGGACTTGTAGGCTGGCGTGGCATGGTGGGCTCTGTCCTCATGCAGCGTATGCGTGAAGAAAACGATTTTGCCGATATCGATCCGGTATTTTTTTCCACCTCCCAGACCGGGAAACCGGCTCCGGATGTTGGCAAAGATGGCGTTCCGCCTCTGCAGGACGCCTTCGACATTGACACCCTGAAAACCATGGATGTCATCGTTACCTGCCAGGGTGGCGATTACACCTCCAAGGTGTTCCAGCCACTAAGAGACGCAGGCTGGCAGGGGTACTGGATTGATGCCGCATCCACTTTGCGAATGGCGGATCACTCCGTGATTGTCCTGGATCCCGTTAACAGAAACGTGATTGATGGGGCGCTCGACAAGGGTGTAAAAGACTTCATCGGTGGTAACTGTACCGTCAGTTTGATGATGCTGGCCCTTGGTGGGTTGCTGGAGCAGGATCTGATTGAGTGGGTATCGCCGATGACCTATCAGGCGGCCTCCGGTTCCGGCGCACAGAACATGCGTGAGCTGTTGAATCAGATGGGGGCGCTGAAAGACAGCGTGTCTTCTGAATTGGCGGACCCGTCCTCAGCGATCCTTGAAATCGATCGCAAGGTCACCGAGACCATGCGCGGTGGAGATTTCCCGACCGAGCATTTTGGTGTTCCTCTGGCGGGCAGCCTGATTCCGTTTATCGACAAGCAGCTCGACAACGGCATGAGCAAGGAAGAATGGAAGGCGGGTGTTGAAACCAACAAGATTCTTGGTCGCAGCGACAATCCGATTCCAATCGACGGCATCTGTGTTCGCGTCGGTGCCATGCGCTCTCACAGTCAGGCATTGACGATCAAGCTCAAGAAGGATCTTTCCGTTACTGAAATCGAGAGCATTCTTGCCAAGTCGAACGACTGGGTCAAAGTGATTCCGAACGACCGGGATGCCACCATGGAAGAGCTGACACCTGCGAAGGTTACCGGCACTTTGAGTGTCCCGATTGGTCGTATTCGCAAGCTGGCGATGGGGCCGGAGTATATTTCGGCATTCACCGTGGGCGATCAGTTGCTGTGGGGGGCTGCTGAGCCCCTGCGCCGCATGCTTCGGATCTTGCAGGAACGTTAA